A stretch of Nonomuraea africana DNA encodes these proteins:
- a CDS encoding GNAT family N-acetyltransferase, producing MHIILETERLVLRRFTEDDLENLVELDNDPEVMRYLNGGEPVARELIRDVALPRLLAYYERPDGFGFWAAEEKLTGEFIGWFHFRPGRNAPPGELELGYRLRKAAWGKGYGTEGSRALIDRGFTEQGVERVTAGTLAANTGSRRVMEKSGLRHVRTYFDDWPEGIVRSPEGLVEYALTRAEWEAGRSGLAR from the coding sequence GTGCACATCATTCTGGAGACCGAGCGGCTGGTGCTGCGCCGCTTCACCGAGGACGACCTCGAGAACCTGGTCGAGCTCGACAACGACCCCGAGGTCATGCGCTACCTCAACGGCGGCGAGCCGGTGGCCCGCGAGCTGATCAGGGACGTCGCGCTGCCCCGGCTGCTGGCCTACTACGAGCGGCCCGACGGGTTCGGGTTCTGGGCGGCCGAGGAGAAGCTCACCGGTGAGTTCATCGGCTGGTTCCACTTCAGGCCGGGGAGGAACGCCCCTCCCGGCGAGCTCGAGCTGGGCTACCGGCTGCGGAAGGCGGCCTGGGGCAAGGGCTACGGCACCGAGGGCTCACGCGCGCTGATCGACAGGGGCTTCACCGAACAGGGCGTGGAGCGGGTGACGGCGGGCACGCTGGCGGCCAACACGGGGTCGAGGCGGGTCATGGAGAAGTCGGGGCTGAGGCACGTGCGGACGTACTTCGACGACTGGCCTGAGGGCATCGTGCGGTCACCGGAGGGCCTGGTCGAGTACGCGCTGACCAGGGCCGAGTGGGAGGCGGGCAGATCCGGCTTGGCGAGATGA
- a CDS encoding branched-chain amino acid aminotransferase codes for MTTAQKLSFDVQLSDHARTAAEREQVLANPGFGQVFTDHMISIDYTEGQGWHDARLQPYGPLVLDPATSVFHYAQELFEGLKAYRQAGGSIVTFRPYANAARFNASCLRMAMPELPEDTFVESLELLTQTDRDWVPTTEGHSLYLRPFIIATQVGLGVNYPSKSYRYMVIASPAASYFTGGVKPVSVWLSTEYTRAAPGGTGAAKCGGNYAAAFVAQREAVEQGCDQVVWLDSHEHRYVEEMGGMNLFFVFGNKLVTPALTGTLLPGITRDSILSMAADLGLEAEEGRISIEEWQEGCESGALTEVFACGTAAVVTPVGSVKGADRAWTVGDGTPGPVTLKIREELLGIQYGTRPDTHGWIHKIS; via the coding sequence ATGACCACCGCTCAGAAGCTCAGCTTCGATGTGCAGCTCTCCGACCACGCTCGCACTGCGGCAGAGCGTGAGCAGGTACTGGCGAACCCGGGGTTCGGGCAGGTCTTCACCGACCACATGATCTCGATCGACTACACCGAGGGCCAGGGCTGGCACGACGCGCGGCTGCAGCCGTACGGGCCGTTGGTCCTCGACCCCGCGACCTCCGTCTTCCACTACGCACAGGAGCTGTTCGAGGGCCTGAAGGCCTACCGTCAGGCCGGCGGTTCGATCGTGACGTTCAGGCCCTACGCGAACGCGGCCCGCTTCAACGCCTCCTGTCTGCGCATGGCCATGCCCGAACTGCCCGAGGACACCTTCGTCGAGTCCCTCGAACTGCTCACCCAGACCGACCGCGACTGGGTGCCCACGACCGAGGGGCACAGCCTCTACCTGCGGCCCTTCATCATCGCGACGCAGGTCGGGCTGGGCGTGAACTACCCGTCCAAGTCCTACAGGTACATGGTCATCGCCTCGCCCGCCGCCTCCTACTTCACCGGCGGCGTCAAGCCGGTGTCGGTGTGGCTGTCCACCGAGTACACCCGCGCCGCCCCCGGCGGCACCGGCGCGGCCAAGTGCGGCGGCAACTACGCCGCCGCCTTCGTCGCCCAGCGCGAGGCCGTCGAGCAGGGCTGCGACCAGGTGGTGTGGCTCGACTCGCACGAGCACCGCTACGTCGAGGAGATGGGCGGGATGAACCTGTTCTTCGTCTTCGGCAACAAGCTGGTCACCCCCGCGCTGACCGGGACCTTGCTGCCCGGCATCACCCGCGACTCCATCCTCTCCATGGCCGCCGACCTGGGCCTGGAGGCCGAGGAGGGACGCATCTCGATCGAGGAGTGGCAGGAGGGCTGCGAGTCGGGCGCGCTCACCGAGGTCTTCGCCTGCGGCACGGCCGCGGTCGTGACGCCCGTGGGGTCGGTGAAGGGCGCCGACCGTGCCTGGACCGTCGGAGACGGCACCCCCGGCCCGGTGACCCTCAAGATCCGCGAGGAACTGCTCGGCATCCAGTACGGCACCCGCCCCGACACCCACGGCTGGATCCACAAGATCTCCTGA
- a CDS encoding Uma2 family endonuclease translates to MAKVLERPITEMPTMQESYKRACELFPGYRVELVNGRIVVNDVPTGDHNDIISNLLMQIISVVAANGWKLWTNIKLFLGPQADRYIPDLTIVPRNPRMWGDDEVYGDDTHLVVEVVSPSSGHDDHAIKPREYARAGVPLYLLIDPAQDLAVLFSLPAEKGYQQKTQVDLGKALDLPAPWDLSLDTAKLIES, encoded by the coding sequence ATGGCCAAGGTTCTGGAGCGACCGATCACAGAGATGCCGACCATGCAGGAAAGCTACAAGCGCGCCTGTGAGCTGTTCCCCGGCTACCGCGTTGAGCTCGTCAACGGCCGGATCGTGGTGAACGACGTGCCCACTGGAGATCACAACGACATCATCTCGAACCTGCTGATGCAGATCATCAGCGTGGTAGCGGCCAATGGCTGGAAGCTATGGACCAACATCAAACTCTTCCTCGGCCCTCAAGCTGATCGCTACATCCCCGATCTGACCATCGTCCCTCGCAATCCGCGCATGTGGGGAGACGACGAGGTCTATGGCGACGACACTCATCTCGTCGTCGAAGTGGTCTCGCCCTCCAGCGGACACGACGACCACGCCATCAAGCCTCGCGAGTACGCCAGGGCGGGCGTCCCGCTGTACCTGCTGATCGACCCCGCGCAGGACCTCGCCGTCCTCTTCAGCCTCCCAGCCGAGAAGGGCTACCAGCAGAAGACGCAGGTCGACCTCGGCAAGGCCCTCGACCTCCCCGCCCCCTGGGACCTCTCCCTCGACACCGCCAAGCTCATCGAGTCCTGA